A single region of the Devosia sp. FJ2-5-3 genome encodes:
- a CDS encoding 3-hydroxybutyrate dehydrogenase, with amino-acid sequence MRARHIALVTGSTSGIGLAVARKLAAMDFDVAVHGFESDEAVADQIRALQALGDGRIHYVRADLTDSTASIGLVQEVVQALGGIDILVNNAGIQKVSSIADFAEDDWQRLMAVNLDAAFHAMRGALPHMVAGGWGRIINVASAHGLRASPFKSAYVAAKHGLVGLTKTAALEVAEKGITVNAICPGYVWTPLVAKQVEDQARVHGISEEEVISRIILAPQPSKQFVQPEEIAELVAYLCSDWARSITGAAIAIDGGWTAK; translated from the coding sequence ATGAGGGCCCGGCATATTGCCCTGGTGACGGGGTCGACCAGCGGAATCGGCTTGGCCGTCGCTCGGAAACTCGCGGCGATGGACTTTGACGTAGCTGTTCACGGATTTGAGTCCGATGAAGCGGTTGCGGACCAAATCCGCGCGCTGCAGGCACTGGGGGACGGTCGCATTCACTATGTGCGCGCCGATCTTACCGATTCAACGGCCAGTATTGGGCTCGTGCAGGAAGTGGTGCAGGCGCTGGGCGGGATCGACATTCTCGTCAACAATGCCGGCATCCAAAAGGTCTCGTCCATTGCAGATTTTGCTGAAGACGACTGGCAGCGGCTAATGGCGGTCAATCTCGATGCGGCGTTTCACGCCATGCGAGGTGCATTGCCGCATATGGTGGCCGGGGGCTGGGGGCGGATCATCAATGTTGCCTCGGCCCATGGGCTGCGGGCCTCGCCCTTCAAGTCCGCCTATGTGGCAGCGAAACATGGACTTGTGGGGCTGACCAAGACCGCAGCGCTGGAAGTGGCCGAGAAGGGGATCACGGTCAATGCCATCTGCCCAGGCTATGTTTGGACGCCGCTGGTGGCAAAACAAGTGGAAGACCAGGCAAGGGTCCACGGCATTAGCGAGGAGGAGGTGATCAGCCGGATCATCCTCGCGCCACAGCCGAGCAAGCAGTTTGTGCAGCCGGAGGAGATCGCCGAGCTCGTCGCCTATCTTTGCTCGGACTGGGCACGGTCCATTACCGGTGCCGCAATCGCCATCGACGGGGGATGGACGGCCAAATGA
- a CDS encoding amidohydrolase produces MRILDTHLHLVYPNRFSYPWLADAPEINRPWPLEAYFDEALPLGIETALHMEVDVAETDMLPETEFVLGLPRIVGAIAACRPEHTDFVAQVERLSEFAHVKGVRRILHEAPDDLSESDLFIENIRHLPDYDLSFDLCVRADQLPIGQKLVERAPDVTFILDHCGVPDVTGTGLDPWRDNIRALARLPNLNAKVSGIVAYSGRDWTVDTIRPYVEHVIESFGWDRVVWGSDHPVVTRTGSLTRWVEATRDIISGASPDEQSRLLHRNAERIYKV; encoded by the coding sequence ATGCGCATTCTCGACACCCATCTGCACCTCGTCTATCCCAACCGTTTTTCCTATCCCTGGCTTGCCGATGCGCCGGAGATCAACCGGCCCTGGCCGCTGGAAGCCTATTTCGATGAGGCATTGCCGCTCGGCATCGAAACCGCCCTTCACATGGAAGTGGACGTCGCCGAAACCGACATGCTGCCCGAGACCGAGTTCGTCCTCGGACTGCCGCGCATTGTCGGTGCCATTGCCGCCTGCCGACCGGAACACACCGACTTCGTTGCCCAGGTGGAGCGCCTGAGCGAATTTGCCCATGTCAAAGGCGTTCGACGCATTCTTCACGAAGCGCCAGACGACCTTAGCGAGTCCGATCTCTTCATCGAGAACATCCGCCACCTGCCGGACTACGATCTCAGCTTCGACCTGTGTGTCCGCGCCGACCAATTGCCCATTGGTCAGAAGCTCGTCGAGCGTGCGCCCGATGTCACGTTCATCCTGGACCATTGCGGCGTCCCCGACGTCACCGGAACAGGCCTCGATCCCTGGCGGGATAACATCCGCGCCCTCGCGCGCCTGCCCAATCTCAACGCCAAGGTGTCGGGGATCGTCGCTTATTCCGGCCGCGACTGGACCGTCGACACGATTCGCCCCTATGTCGAGCACGTCATCGAGAGCTTTGGCTGGGACCGCGTCGTCTGGGGCTCTGACCACCCCGTCGTCACCCGCACCGGTTCGCTCACCCGCTGGGTCGAGGCAACGCGTGACATCATCTCTGGCGCGAGCCCAGACGAGCAGTCGCGCCTTCTTCACCGCAATGCGGAGCGCATCTACAAGGTTTAG